The Streptomyces racemochromogenes DNA segment CCCGGCGCGGGCCGGGGGCGGACCGGGCCGGGCGGGTCGGCGTGAGGCGGGACACCGCTCAGGTCGTCGGGTCGAGGCGGGAGGGGGCGTCCGTCGTGCGGTCCGCGGCGGCCGCCGCCGGGGTCAGGGCGCTGCCCGAGAGCCAGGTGCGCCAGTCCAGGTTCCAGTCGCCGATGCCGTTGCCGAAGGGGTCCATCCGCTCGCCGCCGCTGTTGACCACCTCGACGATGTCGCCCTCGCGGACGGTCTCGTAGAACCAGGCGGCGTCCTCGGTGGACATGCCGGTGCAGCCGTGGCTGACGTTCTCCTCGCCCTGCGAGTCGACGGACCAGGGCGCGGCGTGGACGTACTCGCCGCTCCAGGTGACCCGGGTCGCGTAGAGGACGGGGAGGTCGTAGAACTCCTTGGTGCCCTTCTTGATGCCGACGCTGTCGCCGCGCATGCGGACCTTGGCCTCCTTGCCGAGGACGACCTTGATGCCGCTGCGGGTGAGGAAGCCGGCCTTCCCGGTGGTGACGGGGATGGTCCTGATGACGCGTCCGTTGCGGCGTACGGTCATTTCGTGGGCGGCGGAGTCGGTGACGGCCTCGATGCGGTCCGCGACGGTGAACTCCAGGGGCTCGGAGGGGCCGCCGTAGCCGTGCTCGCCGAGTTCGACCCCGTCGAGGCCGCTGCGGACGCGGACGACGGTGTGGGCGGGCCAGTAGGTGCGGGGCCGGAAGTGCAGGGTCGAGCTGTCGACCCAGTGCCAGGCTCCCTCCACCCGGGGGCGGGAGGTGACCTGGAGGGCCTGTTCGACGCGGGCGCGGGCTTCGGGGTCGTCGGCGGGGACGGGGTGGCTGAGTTCGGCGGTGACGACCTCGCCGGCGCCGTACGTGCCCGGGCCGGGGCCGAACTCGGCGGTGATCCTGTTCCCGTCGGCGGGCGCGTCGGGCGGCGCGGTGCGGAAGGCCATGCTGACGCCGACGGGGGCGCCGCGGCCGTCCTGGGCGCCGACGCGGACGGTGTATCCCTCCCCCGCGCGCAGGGGTTCGGTGTTGCGCCAGTGCCCGCCGTCGGGGCCGAGTTCGCCGGCGAGGTGGCGGCCGTGCCCGTCGGTGACGGTGACGTCGGTGAGGCGGCCGGCCTCCGCCCGGGCGAGGCGGATCTCCAGCGGGGAGCCCGAGTCGGTGGGGAGTTCGCCGGCCTCCGGGAGGGCCGGGTCCCACAGGACGGCGCCGCCCCGGGCGGTGGCGAGCACCCGCTGCTCCCGCCAGGTGCCGCAGCGGCCGCCGCGGAAGGCGCCGGCGGCGCACCAGACGGCGTCGTCCGCGCGGACCCCGCCGTCCAGGGCGTGGCCGACCAGGAGGGTGACCGCGGCCTCCGGGGCGGCGGCGGGTGCGGCCTCGGCCGTGCCGCCGGGTGCGTGGGCGAGGGCCAGCGCGGCGGCCCCCGTCACCGCGGTGACCGCGGTCCACGCCTTCGTCCGTGACATCGCCACACAGCCCTCCCAGTCGTCCTCCGGCCGTCTGGCAGCATCAAAGGGGACGGGAAGCCGAACCGATGATCATAAACTCGGCTCTGCGGCCGAACGGGCGTCGCAAGTGAACCCGGACGGAGTACCGGGTGCGAGCTCCGGAGCGTGGCGGTCCGGTCCCGTAGGCTCGGCGGATGGCGAAGTACTTCGACGTTCACCCCGAGAATCCCCAGCGCCGCACCCTGACCGGCGTGGCGGACTCCCTCCGCTCCGGCGCGCTCATCGCGTACCCCACGGACTCCTGTTTCGCGCTGGGCTGTCAGCTGGGCAACCGCGACGGCCTCGCGCGGATCCGGTCGATCCGCAACCTCGACGACAAGCACCACTTCACCCTCGTGTGCGAGAACTTCGCCCAGCTGGGGCAGTTCGTGTACGTGGACAACGACGTGTTCCGGGCCGTCAAGGCGGCGACCCCGGGCGCTTACACCTTCATCCTGAAGGCCACCTCGGAGGTGCCGCGCCAGCTGATGCACCCGAAGAAGAAGACGGTCGGGGTCCGGATCCCGGACCACGTCGTCGCGCAGGCGCTGCTCGCGGAGCTGGGCGAGCCGCTGGTCTCCAGCACCCTGCTGCTGCCGGACGAGGAGGAGCCGCTGACGCAGGGCTGGGAGATCAAGGAGCGGCTCGACCACGTGGTGGACGCCGTCGTCGACTCCGGTGACTGCGGGACCCGGCCGACCACCGTCATCGACTTCTCCGGCGGCGGGGCGGAGATCCTGCGCCGCGGGGCGGGCGACACCGCGCGCTTCGAGTAGTCCTCTCGCGATCCTCCTGCCACGGCGGATTCCGGTTCCGGACCACTATCCGGAATCCGCCAATCCGCCATCCGATCCGGCCATGCGGGAGCCGATCGGGAATGCTCGCCCCCTCCGTACTCAAGCGATCCTTTATCGCGACTCGTTTAGCTGTGAACAGAATTGCCGAACCGCCGGTAACTCCACGGATCCCCGGAGTGACAGAGAGGAGGAGACGGCCGGGTGTGCCGGAATTGATCCACATCCGAACTCGACTTTCACAAGATCCGTTCTGTAGGGTTCCAGTTATTCACCGCCCAACGGGGGGCGGCGAGCGGCCGCGGGCACTGGTCCGGACTTTTCCGGAGGCGTGTCCGTCACGCCGGCTCGCGGGAATGACGCCCCCGTCACGCTCATTTGCGACACGTGACCCGACACGGGGGACCATCAATGCGGTTCCAGCTTTTGGGGCCCTTGAGTATTGCGCACGGCCCCGAGACAGTAGTTCTCAAACCATCCAAACCGACCAGCCTCCTCGCCGCCCTTCTGCTCCATCCCGGGACGGTGGTTTCCACCGGCTATCTGCTGCGTGCCGTATGGGACGAGGAACCTCCCGCGACCGCCCGGGCCGCACTCCAGACCTGTGTGCTGCGGCTGCGCAGGTTATTCGCGAAATACGGAATATCCGCGACCACCATCGAGGCCGTGCCGGGCGGTTACCGGATGCGCAACGACACCGAAACGCTCGACCTCGCGCTGTTCCGGTTCCTGACCGCGCAGGCGCGGGCGGCCTCCGGGACCCCGGAGGAGCTGTACCGGCTGCGCGAGGCCCTCTCCCTCTGGCAGGGGCAGCCCCTGTCGAACGTGGCCTCGGGCATGCTCCAGCGGGACGCGGTGCCGGCCCTCGAACAGGAGCGGCTGCGGGTCCTGGAGCGGGTGTGCGACCTCGAACTGGCCGCCGGGAACTGCCATCAGGTACTCGTCGACCTGTACGAGGGCGCCCGCCACCGGCCCGTCCGCGAGCGCTTCACCGAGCAGCTCGTCGAGGCCCTCTACCGCACCGGCCGGCAGGCGGAGGCGCTGGCCGAGTACCGCGCCGTGCGCGAGCGGCTGCGCGAGGAACTCGGCGTCGACCCAGGCCCGGGCCTGCGCCGCCTGGAGATGGCGATCCTGCGGGCCGAGGAACTCGGCCCGGCCGCCCGCCCCCTGGCGCCCGAACGGGCCCCGCGGCACGCCGCCCTCGCCGTCCGCGACCGCAGCGCCCCCGGGCCCGCCGGACCACCGCCGGTGCCCGGCTTCGCCGGACGCGGTGCGGACCTGCGCGCCCTGGCGGACCGCCTCACCGACCCCCGCGGCCCCCGGCTGCTGGTCGTCTGCGGAGCACCCGGGATCGGCAAGTCGGCGCTCGCGAGGCAGAGCGCGTACGAGATGCGGACGGCCTTCCCGGGCGGGGTGTCCGCCATCGACCTGACCCGGCCCGACGGCAGCCCCCTGGACGCCGGGGAGGCCCGGGCGCTGCTGCCCGGGCCGGGCGGCGACGGCCGGCGGCTGCTGGTCCTCGACAACGCGGCCGGAGCGGGCCAGGTGCTGCCGCTGCTGCCGGAGACCGCCGGCGCCACGGTCCTGGTGACCAGCCGGCGCGCCCTGGCCGCGGCGGTCGCCACGCACGGCGGCTTCGTGCACCGGCTCGACGTGCTCTGCCCGGCCGAGGCGCACGCCCTGCTCGCGGGGCTCGTCGGAGCCGAGCGGATCGCCGCCGAGGAGCAGGCCGCGCGTGAACTGGCCGCCGTGTGCGGGTGGTTCCCGCTCGCACTGCGGATCGCCGCCGGACGGCTGCTGACCCGGCCGGGACTGTCCGTCGCCGACTGCGCGGCCTGGCTGGCGGCGGACCCGCCGGGCCGGCTGGCCCTGGCCGAGGACCCCCGGCTGTCCGTGCCGGAGGTCCTCGGGCGGGCCGTGGGCGCGCTCCCGCCCGAACTGCGCGAGGCCTTTCTGCTGCTGGGCTCGCTCGAGCCCGGCTCCGGTCCCGCCACAGCCGCGGAAGAGAGCGTGCTCGAACAGCTCGTGGAGGCCGGGATGCTGGAGGACGGACCACCCGGCGAGCCCTACCGGATCCACGCCTTCCTCCGCGGGTACGCGCGGTGGCTGGCCCGGGACCGGGCCGGCACCGCGGCCCTCCTGCCCCGCTGAGGCGGCCCCTGACGCCTCCCCGACATTTCCCACCTCACGTCTTCGTCCCCACCTGACCGCAAACAGAGGTGTTCCATGTCCCTGGACAGCTATCAGCACGTTGCCGCGACACGCCCCCGGATCCGCCGGGACGTGCTCTTCACCGAGACGCCCGACGGGGTGCTGTTCCACAACTCCGACGGGGGTTTCCGCCTCACCGCCCGCACCGCCTACCGGTTCGCCACGCTGATCGTCCCGCACCTGACCGGCGAACACACCGTCACCGAGCTGTGTCAGGGCCTGGGCGACACCCAGCGCGCCATGGTCGGCGAACTCGTCAAGACCCTGTACGAACGGGACTTCGCCCGCTCGGTCGCCGAACCGGCCGACGCCGGCCGGGCCGCCGCGCCCCCGCCGCCGGACGTGGCGCGCAGATTCGCGCCGCAGATCGCCTACGCCGACCACTACGCCGATGACGCCGAAGCCCGCTTCCTGCGCTTCCGCGGCACCCGGGTCGCTGTCCTCGGCGAGGACGCGGTGGCCCGCTGGTGCGCGCTGAGCCTGGTGCGCAACGGCTGCGCCACCATCGGCGTGCTGCCGGGCGCCGACGCGGAGGAACTGCTGGCCGAGGCGGCCGAGGCCGTCGCCGACGGCTGCCCGGTACAGGTCCGCGCGCTGCCCGCAGACCCGCTCGGCTGGGCCGCCCTGGCGGAGTACGACTTCGTCGTGGTGACCGGCGGGGCGGCCGCCCCGGCCCGGCTGCTGCCGCTGCTGCGCGCCGGGATCCCCGAGGGACGCACCCTGCTGCCCGCCTGGTCGTACGGGAACGACGTGGTGGTCGGCCCGCTCATGGCGCACGGCACCGCCGGCTGCTGGTCCTGCGCGGCCCTGCGGCTGGGCTCGGCGCGCGGCGGCCCGGCCGCGGCCGCGCTGTGGAGCGCCCTCGCGCTGCCGGAGGCGCCCCTCGCCGAGGGCCCGGTGCCGGGTCGGCCGCTGGCCGCGATGATCGGCAACCTGCTGGGGTACGAGGTGTTCCGCGCGGCCTCCGGCTCGCTGCCCGCCGAGACCGCCGGACGGCTCCTGGTCCAGGACACGGCCTCGCTGGACGTCACCGCCGAGCCGCTCCTGCCGCACCCGCGCTGCCCGTTCTGCGCGCCCGGCGAGACCGAGGCCGCCCCCCTGGACCTCAGCGCCGCCGGCACCTCGGGCACGCCCGAGCTGCCGACGCTGGAGACCGCCCGGGAGGCGGACGCGCTGGTGGAGGAGCTGAACCGGCGCTCCGCCCTGGTGCGCCCGTACGCGGGGGTGTTCACCCGGTACGCGGACGAGGAGCTGACCCAGATCCCGCTGAAGGCCGGGGTGGTGGAGCTGGGCCTCGGACACGGGCGGACGCGCACCGTGGCCGCGTTCGACGTCCACCACGTGGCCGGGGCGCGCATGCGGGCCCTGGACGCGGCGGCGCTGGTGTACGCGGAGCACGTGGTGCCGGCCCGCGGCGTGACCGGCGGCGGAACGCCGGGCACCGTTCCCGCGGCGGCGCTGGCGACGGCCTCCGGGATACCGGGCGGGGCGTCCGCGTACCAGCCCGCGGTGTCCCTGCTGACGAAGGAGCCCGCGCTGGTCCCGGCGGGCGCGGTACGGCCGTTCGGGCCGCACAACGCCGGGCGGCTCTTCGAGCGCACCCGCGCGGGTGCCGGCGCCGGCCCCTCCCCCGCCGACGCCGCCGCGGCCGGGCTGCTGTCGGCGCTCGGGCACGCCGCGCTGCTGCGGGCGGTGCGCGGGGACCTGGCGGCCCGGGTGCCGCTGCCGGAGCGTGACGGGGAGGACGCCGAACTCGTCTTCCTGCTGCGCTCGGCGGACCGGCTGGAGCTGGAGCCGGAGCTGCTGGACCTCGGGGAGGGCGCGTGCTCCGGGGTGCAGGTGCTGCTGGCGCGCGCCGGGGAGCGCTGGGCGCTGGGCGAGGGTCTGGACCGGCGTACGGCGGCGGTGGCGGCCCTGCGGGAGCTGCTGGGCGCCGCGCAGTACGGTGCGGACTCCGCCGACGCGGGCCGCGATCCCCTGCTGCGGGACCTGGACCCGCGCGCGCTGGCGGTGTCCGCGGAGCCGGCCGCGCCCCTGGGGACGGAGCCCGGCACGTCCTGGGAGCGGGTGCTGGAGCGGCTCGCCGGGGCGGGGCTCGACGCGTACGCGGTGCCGACCGGGTCGGCGGACCTGGCCGGGGCGGGGATCCACACCGTGCGGGTGCTGCTCGCGCGGGTGGCGGTCCGGGAGTCCGGCGATGACGCGTAGCGGCCCCGCCGCGGTGGCGGACGGGCTCGGCGAGGAGGCCGGGCGGTTCACGGGGCTGCTGGAGCGGGCGGTGGCCGCGCTGGGCGGGCCGCCGGTGTCGGTGCGGGCGCTGGGGCTGCGGGACGCGCTCCGGGTCGCGGACCGGGAGGCGCCGGCGGGCGCGGTGCCGGTCGCGCTGTACGGGCACCAGGCCGTGGTGGGCCCCCTCCCGGGGGACGGGCCGGGGTGCGCGCTGTGCCTGGAGCGGCGCTGGCAGGCGGTGCGGTCGGTCGCGCTGCGGGACGCCCTGGAGCTGGGCGGCGGGACCCGGGCGGCGGGCGGCTGGCCGTACGCGCACGCCTTCGCCGCCGACGCGCTGGCCGCGCTGGTGGTCTCGGCGGCCTCCGGCGCCGCCGGGGCGGCGGGCGGGGCGTTCCCCGGGGTGTGGGTGCTGGACCTGCGCGGCGGGGGCGTGCGGCGCTACCCGCTGGTGCCGGACCCGGAGTGCCCGGTGTGCGGGACGCCCGAGGCGGACGCGGCCCGGGCGCTGGATCCGGAGCCGGCGCCCAAGTACCGGCCGGGGGCGTTCCGTACCCGGCCCGTGGAGGCGTACGCCATCGACGTGGCGGCGTTCGCGAACCCGCTGTGCGGCGCGCTGGGGCCCTCGCTGGTGCAGGACGTCTCCTCGACGTCCACCTCGGCGACCATCGGCTGCTTCTCGATGCGCTCGGGCGAGTACCTGCGCGAGACGTTCTGGGGCGGGCACACCGACTCCTTCGACCGCAGCGCCCGCGTCGGGGTGCTGGAGGGGCTGGAGCGGTACGCGGGGATGCGCTCCCGCTCGCGCACGACCAGCGTCACCGGCTCGCTGAACGGCTTCGGCGCGCGGGCCGTCGACCCGCGGGTGGTGGGCCTGTACAGCGAGGCGTTCTACCGGGACAACCCCCGGGTGCGGCCCTTCGACCCCGACCGGGAGATCCCGTGGGTGTGGGGGTGGTCGCTGCGCGACCGGGAGCCGAGGCTGGTTCCGGAGGTGCTGACGTACTACCACGCTCCGGGTCTGGAGAACCGGTTCGTGCAGGAGAGCTCCAACGGCTGCGCCTCGGGCGGGAGTCTGGCCGAGGCCGCCTACTTCGGGCTGATGGAGGTGGTCGAGCGGGACGCGTTCCTGCTCACCTGGTACGGGCGGCAGCCGCTGCCCGAGATCGACCCGGCCACCAGTTCCCGGCCCTCGACGCGGGCGATGGTGGACCGGCTGGCCCTGTACGGGTACCGGGCGCGGTTCTTCGACACGCGGATCGGCTTCCCGATCCCGGTGGTGACGGCGGTCGCCGAGCGGTTCGACGGCGGCCCGGGCCGGATGTGCTTCGGTGCCGGGGCCGGGCTGGACCCGGAGTCGGCGCTGGACTCGGCGCTGTGCGAGATCGCCACGGACGCGGTGAACCTGCCCGGCCGCACCGAGCGGGACGAGGAGCGGCTGCGCGCGATGGCGGCCGACTTCGACCTGGTCACCGCGCTGCACGACCACCCGCTGGTGTACGGGGTGCCGGAGATGGGCCGCCACGCGGACTTCCTGCTCCGCGGGCCCTCGCGGGGTCCGCTGCGGCCGGTGTCCTCGCTGCTGGGCCCCGAGGGGGTGTCGGACGACGTGGCCGTGGACCTGGCGCGGTGCGTGGAGGCCGTCGCCGCCGGCGGGTTCGACGTGGTGGTGGTCGACCAGACCCTGCCGGAGCAGCGGGCGCTGGGCCTGCACACCGTGAGCGTGCTGGTGCCGGGGCTGCTGCCGATCGACTTCGGCTGGTCGCGGCAGCGCGCCCTGGGCATGCCGCGCATGCGCACCGCCCTGCGCGAGGCGGGGCTGCGCGGGCGCGACCTGGAGCCGGCCGACCTCAATCCGGCCCCGCACCCCTTCCCCTGAACCGGCCGCCGGCCGCCGAGCGGCGGCACGGCCGCACGAACCGAGGAGGACCCGTGGGCTACGCCCATGACTACGCCAGCGCCATCCTGTACCGGGGCCGGGTGCCCATGGAGCCCGTCGACTTCGTGCCCGACTGGGCCGACCGCCCCCGCAAGGCGAAGTACTACCCCGGCGCGGAGACCCTGCCGCTGCCGGATCCGGCGGCCGGCGGGCCGCGCCCCGCACCGGGGTTCGACCTGCCGCTGCTGTCCGGGATGCTCCAGGAGTCGTACGGCCTGACCGGCCGGCGCCTGGGCGTGCAGGCCAACACCGATCTGGCGGCGCTCCCCCACTACACGCAGGCCAACTGGTCGCGGGGCACCGCCTCGGGCGGCGGGCTCTACCCGGTCGGCGTGTACTGGGCGGCCGGCGCGGGCGGTCCGCTCGCCCCGGGCCTGTACCACTACGCCCCGCACCAGCACGGGCTGCGCCGGCTGCTGGCCGGCGACGTCACCGGTGACGTGCGTCAGACGCTGGGGCTCGGCCCGGGCGAGGGCTCGTCGCAGTACCTGGTGCTGAGCGTCAAGTACTGGCAGAACTCCTTCAAGTACAACAGCTTCTCCTTCCACGCGGTCAGCATGGACGTGGGCGCGCTGGTGCAGACCTGGCGGCTGTGGGCCCGGGCGTACGGGCTGCGGATCGCGCCCGTGCTCTGGTTCGACGAGGAGCGCCTCGCCCGGCTGCTCGGCGTGACCGCCGGGGAGGAGGGCGTCTTCGCGGTGATCCCCCTGGAGTGGGAGGGCGGTGCCGCCGGCGCCGCCGCGGGGGCGCCGTCGACGGGCGCCGGCGTGCGGCACCGGGACGCGGAGCGGTCCCGCACCGTGCTGGCCTTCGAGACGCTGGAGCGGATCCACGCGGCCACCCTCGGCCGGGCCGGTGACCGTCCGGCGCCCGGCGCGCTGGACGCGGCCGCCGCGTACCCGCCGCGGGGCGGGGAGCCCGTCCCGCTGCCCGCCCCGCCGGCGCCCCCGATGGGGGAGACGGCCGCGCTGCGGGCCCGGCGCAGCAGCTTCGGCCGGTTCGACGCCACCCGGGCGGTGACGGCGGAGCAGCTGGCGGCGGCGCTCGCGGAGTGCGCGGCGACCCGGCCCGGCAGTGAGGCGGAGCGGCCCGACGGGCCGCCGCTGACCTCCCTGTACGCCTTCGTCAACCACGTCGAGGGGATCGAGCCGGGCAGCTACGCCTACGACGCCGAGGCGCACGCGCTGCGGCTCGTGGTACCGGGTCCGCCGGGGCCGTTCCTCCAGGCCAACTACTTCCTGTCCAACTACAACCTGGAGCAGGCGGGCGCCGTCCTGGTGCCGACCGTGCGGACCGCCGCCGTCCTCGACGCGGTCGGCGACCGCGGCTACCGCCTGATGGGGGCGGCCGTCGGGGCGATAGCGCAGAGCTTCTACACCACCGCCGCCGCGCACGGGCTCGGCGCGGGCGTGGCGCTGGGCTTCGACAACGTCTCGTACGCCGAGCGGCTGGGGCTGGCGGACACCGACGAGGCGCCGCTGCTGATCATGCTGCTCGGTCACGAACGGCCGCGGCCCGCCGACTTCCGCCACGAGATCGCCTGACCGGGCCACGAGAGACGCAGGGGACACAGGATGGACACCACCACCGGATGGCACACCGGCGAGCGCTTCATGCTGCGCGTCGCCGGCCTGCCGCTGGCCGCGGCCGACGCGCTGCGCTGCGCGGACACCGGGCGCTGGGCGGCCGACGTGCTCGCGGCCGAGGAAGCGCTGCGGGCGGACGCGCAGTGGCTGAGCGAGGTGCTGCACCGGGCGGTCGGCGCGACCGACCCGGAGCCGGGCGGGCCGGGCGCGGCGCTCCGGCGCGAACTGCTGGGCCTGCGCCGCCGGATCCACAACGGCCGCGTGCCCGCCGATCCCGGGTCCGCCCTGCGGGCGGTGGCGGGCCTGGGCGAGGAGGCGGGCGAGCGGCTGGCGCTCTGGCTGGAGCGGACCCGT contains these protein-coding regions:
- a CDS encoding L-threonylcarbamoyladenylate synthase; protein product: MAKYFDVHPENPQRRTLTGVADSLRSGALIAYPTDSCFALGCQLGNRDGLARIRSIRNLDDKHHFTLVCENFAQLGQFVYVDNDVFRAVKAATPGAYTFILKATSEVPRQLMHPKKKTVGVRIPDHVVAQALLAELGEPLVSSTLLLPDEEEPLTQGWEIKERLDHVVDAVVDSGDCGTRPTTVIDFSGGGAEILRRGAGDTARFE
- a CDS encoding SagB family peptide dehydrogenase, which gives rise to MGYAHDYASAILYRGRVPMEPVDFVPDWADRPRKAKYYPGAETLPLPDPAAGGPRPAPGFDLPLLSGMLQESYGLTGRRLGVQANTDLAALPHYTQANWSRGTASGGGLYPVGVYWAAGAGGPLAPGLYHYAPHQHGLRRLLAGDVTGDVRQTLGLGPGEGSSQYLVLSVKYWQNSFKYNSFSFHAVSMDVGALVQTWRLWARAYGLRIAPVLWFDEERLARLLGVTAGEEGVFAVIPLEWEGGAAGAAAGAPSTGAGVRHRDAERSRTVLAFETLERIHAATLGRAGDRPAPGALDAAAAYPPRGGEPVPLPAPPAPPMGETAALRARRSSFGRFDATRAVTAEQLAAALAECAATRPGSEAERPDGPPLTSLYAFVNHVEGIEPGSYAYDAEAHALRLVVPGPPGPFLQANYFLSNYNLEQAGAVLVPTVRTAAVLDAVGDRGYRLMGAAVGAIAQSFYTTAAAHGLGAGVALGFDNVSYAERLGLADTDEAPLLIMLLGHERPRPADFRHEIA
- a CDS encoding TOMM precursor leader peptide-binding protein, which produces MSLDSYQHVAATRPRIRRDVLFTETPDGVLFHNSDGGFRLTARTAYRFATLIVPHLTGEHTVTELCQGLGDTQRAMVGELVKTLYERDFARSVAEPADAGRAAAPPPPDVARRFAPQIAYADHYADDAEARFLRFRGTRVAVLGEDAVARWCALSLVRNGCATIGVLPGADAEELLAEAAEAVADGCPVQVRALPADPLGWAALAEYDFVVVTGGAAAPARLLPLLRAGIPEGRTLLPAWSYGNDVVVGPLMAHGTAGCWSCAALRLGSARGGPAAAALWSALALPEAPLAEGPVPGRPLAAMIGNLLGYEVFRAASGSLPAETAGRLLVQDTASLDVTAEPLLPHPRCPFCAPGETEAAPLDLSAAGTSGTPELPTLETAREADALVEELNRRSALVRPYAGVFTRYADEELTQIPLKAGVVELGLGHGRTRTVAAFDVHHVAGARMRALDAAALVYAEHVVPARGVTGGGTPGTVPAAALATASGIPGGASAYQPAVSLLTKEPALVPAGAVRPFGPHNAGRLFERTRAGAGAGPSPADAAAAGLLSALGHAALLRAVRGDLAARVPLPERDGEDAELVFLLRSADRLELEPELLDLGEGACSGVQVLLARAGERWALGEGLDRRTAAVAALRELLGAAQYGADSADAGRDPLLRDLDPRALAVSAEPAAPLGTEPGTSWERVLERLAGAGLDAYAVPTGSADLAGAGIHTVRVLLARVAVRESGDDA
- a CDS encoding AfsR/SARP family transcriptional regulator, coding for MVSTGYLLRAVWDEEPPATARAALQTCVLRLRRLFAKYGISATTIEAVPGGYRMRNDTETLDLALFRFLTAQARAASGTPEELYRLREALSLWQGQPLSNVASGMLQRDAVPALEQERLRVLERVCDLELAAGNCHQVLVDLYEGARHRPVRERFTEQLVEALYRTGRQAEALAEYRAVRERLREELGVDPGPGLRRLEMAILRAEELGPAARPLAPERAPRHAALAVRDRSAPGPAGPPPVPGFAGRGADLRALADRLTDPRGPRLLVVCGAPGIGKSALARQSAYEMRTAFPGGVSAIDLTRPDGSPLDAGEARALLPGPGGDGRRLLVLDNAAGAGQVLPLLPETAGATVLVTSRRALAAAVATHGGFVHRLDVLCPAEAHALLAGLVGAERIAAEEQAARELAAVCGWFPLALRIAAGRLLTRPGLSVADCAAWLAADPPGRLALAEDPRLSVPEVLGRAVGALPPELREAFLLLGSLEPGSGPATAAEESVLEQLVEAGMLEDGPPGEPYRIHAFLRGYARWLARDRAGTAALLPR
- a CDS encoding TOMM precursor leader peptide-binding protein, encoding MTRSGPAAVADGLGEEAGRFTGLLERAVAALGGPPVSVRALGLRDALRVADREAPAGAVPVALYGHQAVVGPLPGDGPGCALCLERRWQAVRSVALRDALELGGGTRAAGGWPYAHAFAADALAALVVSAASGAAGAAGGAFPGVWVLDLRGGGVRRYPLVPDPECPVCGTPEADAARALDPEPAPKYRPGAFRTRPVEAYAIDVAAFANPLCGALGPSLVQDVSSTSTSATIGCFSMRSGEYLRETFWGGHTDSFDRSARVGVLEGLERYAGMRSRSRTTSVTGSLNGFGARAVDPRVVGLYSEAFYRDNPRVRPFDPDREIPWVWGWSLRDREPRLVPEVLTYYHAPGLENRFVQESSNGCASGGSLAEAAYFGLMEVVERDAFLLTWYGRQPLPEIDPATSSRPSTRAMVDRLALYGYRARFFDTRIGFPIPVVTAVAERFDGGPGRMCFGAGAGLDPESALDSALCEIATDAVNLPGRTERDEERLRAMAADFDLVTALHDHPLVYGVPEMGRHADFLLRGPSRGPLRPVSSLLGPEGVSDDVAVDLARCVEAVAAGGFDVVVVDQTLPEQRALGLHTVSVLVPGLLPIDFGWSRQRALGMPRMRTALREAGLRGRDLEPADLNPAPHPFP
- a CDS encoding L,D-transpeptidase → MSRTKAWTAVTAVTGAAALALAHAPGGTAEAAPAAAPEAAVTLLVGHALDGGVRADDAVWCAAGAFRGGRCGTWREQRVLATARGGAVLWDPALPEAGELPTDSGSPLEIRLARAEAGRLTDVTVTDGHGRHLAGELGPDGGHWRNTEPLRAGEGYTVRVGAQDGRGAPVGVSMAFRTAPPDAPADGNRITAEFGPGPGTYGAGEVVTAELSHPVPADDPEARARVEQALQVTSRPRVEGAWHWVDSSTLHFRPRTYWPAHTVVRVRSGLDGVELGEHGYGGPSEPLEFTVADRIEAVTDSAAHEMTVRRNGRVIRTIPVTTGKAGFLTRSGIKVVLGKEAKVRMRGDSVGIKKGTKEFYDLPVLYATRVTWSGEYVHAAPWSVDSQGEENVSHGCTGMSTEDAAWFYETVREGDIVEVVNSGGERMDPFGNGIGDWNLDWRTWLSGSALTPAAAAADRTTDAPSRLDPTT